A section of the Elizabethkingia anophelis R26 genome encodes:
- a CDS encoding outer membrane beta-barrel protein, with protein sequence MKKSLCKALCLCLLPVGASLFAQNKFKIGLDAGYTYSVLNGNVSNLVDTKYSGRYGFGVNLSGEYMIWKSIFMSTGISFLQKNYKYERTGTRSGQYTDYKNNFLTFPLLVGGYILNNPHESKGVWIKVAGGMYTEYWLNMKREGQYPVFGGLQTDGTFPYVKVSDTYDFKKNENQLNRFGYGLQGQAQLGYSFDKFDVYGAYNYQYGLSDISKTNTDKEQKATTRSYMISVGVSYKFD encoded by the coding sequence ATGAAAAAAAGTTTATGCAAGGCTTTATGTCTTTGCCTGTTACCTGTGGGCGCAAGTCTCTTCGCACAGAACAAATTTAAAATTGGCCTGGATGCCGGATATACGTATAGTGTATTAAATGGCAATGTTTCAAATTTAGTAGATACAAAATACTCTGGTCGCTATGGTTTTGGAGTAAATCTTTCCGGAGAATATATGATCTGGAAGTCTATTTTTATGTCTACAGGGATTTCCTTCCTGCAAAAGAATTATAAATATGAAAGAACAGGAACCCGCTCCGGACAGTATACCGATTACAAGAACAATTTCCTTACTTTCCCTTTATTAGTAGGAGGTTATATTCTGAATAATCCACACGAAAGCAAAGGTGTATGGATTAAAGTGGCTGGTGGTATGTATACAGAATATTGGCTTAATATGAAAAGAGAAGGTCAGTATCCTGTTTTTGGAGGATTGCAGACAGATGGTACTTTTCCTTATGTAAAAGTATCAGATACTTATGACTTTAAAAAGAATGAAAATCAACTAAATCGTTTTGGTTATGGGCTTCAGGGGCAGGCGCAATTAGGCTATTCCTTTGATAAGTTCGATGTATATGGAGCTTATAATTATCAGTATGGATTATCTGATATCAGCAAAACCAATACAGATAAAGAGCAGAAGGCAACAACTCGTTCTTATATGATTTCTGTAGGTGTATCTTACAAATTCGACTAA
- a CDS encoding S41 family peptidase, which produces MKRNFIKIPVFALGLALSAMTLNSCVKDEETSITEPTRYTSSDVKSYADLFKVFWTVMDQRYNYFYEQKRADGMDWNAVYREYYPKFAALKTFGRSTDNDKDINDDRLKAVQYFTEIVDPIIDRHFQLTVRMPASNNGVITSQVFSGGMKTKRNNIYAFNSKYGYMKDRLNNTLTQSYTLSDGSSFTYLAGNLKSNPDVYYFTYNQFALSSTVKITLLDKYLSPDVGNGLLLTANIIDASKELNAIKDATFRKKVRDFTVNILDQWNTFPVSAEVKAFNDQIAGFNSTEVITDAFLDAAQKALTKSKNLVAYTSGATYAPVLTTESLSYIQWFIARMNDHVQWGYRLPQFQDAAQGVITKAPLYKSFFNPLHKGDIKKLIIDLRGNGGGAVVDARFFTERFVTKPAVWGYQRTKEGNGQFNYTPWVPMQTNPNKFGIPSNIPIAILTDKGSYSMSEMSTMMIKTQGSQAVSIGDFSAGATAGLGSPDDFNGGTRDQVAYYLSFYMPLMATKDSSGQVIEGVGVKPDYYVTPPTDAEVTAMTSSPSTFVDRVINEAVKYLSGK; this is translated from the coding sequence ATGAAAAGAAATTTTATAAAAATACCAGTTTTTGCTTTAGGATTAGCTCTGTCAGCAATGACACTAAACTCCTGTGTAAAAGATGAAGAAACTTCTATAACTGAACCTACAAGATATACCAGTAGTGATGTAAAATCTTATGCCGATCTTTTTAAAGTATTCTGGACAGTAATGGACCAGCGTTATAACTATTTTTACGAGCAAAAAAGAGCCGATGGAATGGATTGGAATGCTGTATACCGTGAATATTATCCAAAGTTTGCAGCTTTGAAAACATTTGGAAGAAGCACTGATAATGATAAAGATATTAATGATGACAGATTAAAAGCTGTACAATATTTTACTGAAATTGTAGATCCTATTATAGATAGGCATTTTCAGTTAACAGTAAGAATGCCAGCTAGTAATAATGGTGTTATTACTTCTCAGGTGTTTTCGGGAGGTATGAAAACGAAAAGAAATAATATCTATGCATTTAATTCAAAGTATGGATATATGAAGGACAGGCTGAATAATACCTTGACTCAAAGTTATACTTTGTCAGATGGTTCAAGTTTTACATATTTGGCTGGAAATCTGAAATCTAATCCCGATGTTTATTATTTTACATATAATCAGTTTGCATTATCTTCAACAGTTAAAATTACATTATTAGATAAGTATCTTAGCCCTGATGTGGGAAATGGGTTGCTTTTGACAGCTAATATTATTGATGCTTCAAAAGAATTGAATGCAATTAAAGATGCTACATTCAGGAAAAAGGTAAGAGATTTTACGGTAAATATCCTGGATCAGTGGAATACTTTTCCTGTTTCAGCAGAAGTAAAAGCATTTAATGATCAGATCGCAGGATTTAATAGTACGGAAGTTATTACAGATGCTTTTCTGGATGCGGCTCAGAAAGCATTGACGAAATCAAAAAATTTGGTGGCATACACAAGTGGAGCAACTTATGCGCCTGTTTTAACAACCGAGAGTCTTTCTTATATTCAATGGTTTATTGCCCGTATGAATGATCATGTGCAGTGGGGGTATAGATTACCGCAGTTTCAGGATGCAGCTCAGGGTGTTATTACTAAAGCTCCACTTTATAAGTCTTTTTTCAATCCTTTACATAAAGGAGATATTAAAAAGCTTATTATAGATTTAAGAGGCAATGGTGGCGGTGCAGTAGTGGATGCGAGATTCTTTACAGAGCGTTTCGTTACAAAACCCGCTGTTTGGGGTTATCAAAGAACAAAAGAAGGGAATGGGCAATTTAATTATACCCCGTGGGTTCCGATGCAAACCAATCCAAATAAATTTGGTATTCCTTCTAACATTCCTATTGCTATTTTAACAGATAAAGGGAGCTATAGTATGTCAGAAATGTCAACAATGATGATTAAAACTCAGGGGTCTCAGGCGGTTTCAATAGGAGATTTCAGTGCAGGAGCTACGGCTGGTTTGGGTTCTCCGGATGACTTTAATGGAGGTACCAGGGATCAGGTTGCCTATTATCTTAGTTTCTATATGCCTTTAATGGCAACTAAGGATTCTAGTGGACAGGTTATAGAAGGTGTTGGGGTAAAACCTGATTATTATGTAACACCTCCTACAGATGCTGAGGTCACAGCAATGACCAGCTCTCCGTCAACTTTTGTAGACAGGGTAATTAATGAAGCTGTAAAGTATTTGTCTGGAAAGTAA
- a CDS encoding acyl-CoA dehydrogenase family protein encodes MNFEISENLKMIAETARDFAEKNIRPHIMDWDESQHFPKDLFHQLGEMGFMGIVIPEKYGGSGLSYHEYVAIVDEISQVDPSIGLSVAAHNSLCTNHIYEFANEEQKMKWLPQLASGKVIGAWGLTEHNTGSDAGGMSTTAVKDGDNWIINGAKNFITHAISGDIAVVMTRTGEKGAPNNATAFVLEKGMPGFTSGKKENKLGMRASETAELIFDNVRVPDSHRLGEVGEGFKQALKILDGGRISIAALSLGIAKGAYKAALKYAKERKQFGQAIADFQAINFKLADMVTEIDASELLIQRAAYLKNNKQKMTREGAMAKLYASEACVKIANEAVQIFGGYGYTKDFPAEKYYRDSKLCTIGEGTSEIQKLVIGRDITR; translated from the coding sequence ATGAATTTCGAAATTTCAGAAAACCTGAAAATGATCGCTGAAACAGCGCGTGATTTTGCAGAAAAAAATATTCGCCCACATATTATGGATTGGGATGAATCACAACATTTTCCAAAAGATTTATTTCACCAGCTTGGTGAAATGGGCTTTATGGGAATTGTTATCCCGGAAAAATACGGAGGCTCAGGGCTTTCTTACCATGAATATGTAGCTATTGTAGACGAAATTTCTCAGGTAGATCCTTCTATAGGACTTTCCGTGGCTGCTCATAATTCACTTTGCACTAACCATATTTATGAATTTGCAAATGAGGAGCAGAAAATGAAATGGTTGCCTCAATTAGCTTCAGGAAAAGTAATCGGAGCTTGGGGACTTACTGAACACAATACTGGCTCCGACGCCGGAGGAATGTCTACTACAGCTGTAAAAGATGGTGACAACTGGATTATTAATGGTGCTAAAAACTTCATTACCCATGCTATTTCAGGTGATATTGCAGTTGTAATGACGCGTACCGGAGAAAAAGGTGCTCCTAACAATGCTACTGCTTTTGTTTTAGAAAAAGGAATGCCAGGTTTCACATCTGGTAAAAAGGAAAATAAACTGGGAATGCGTGCTTCCGAAACAGCTGAACTAATCTTCGATAATGTAAGGGTACCGGACAGTCACCGCTTAGGTGAAGTTGGCGAAGGCTTCAAGCAAGCACTTAAAATATTAGATGGTGGAAGAATTTCTATTGCAGCGCTTAGCTTAGGAATTGCTAAAGGAGCCTATAAAGCGGCATTAAAATACGCTAAAGAGAGAAAACAATTCGGTCAGGCTATTGCCGATTTTCAGGCAATAAACTTCAAACTGGCAGATATGGTAACTGAAATCGATGCATCAGAATTATTGATTCAGCGTGCTGCATATTTGAAAAACAATAAACAAAAAATGACTCGTGAAGGAGCTATGGCTAAACTATACGCTTCCGAAGCTTGTGTAAAAATAGCAAATGAAGCAGTACAAATCTTTGGAGGCTACGGATACACTAAGGACTTCCCTGCTGAGAAATACTACAGAGATTCCAAACTTTGTACGATTGGCGAAGGAACTTCTGAAATTCAGAAACTTGTTATCGGAAGAGACATTACCAGATAA
- a CDS encoding MerR family transcriptional regulator has translation MKVELPEKLYYSIGEVAKAFNVNTSLIRYWEQEFSIIKPKKNKKGNRYFTPEDIKNLKIIYHLVKEKGYTLEGAKTALSTSPKVEKTVEIIDRLEFVKAELLKLKESLTENE, from the coding sequence ATGAAAGTAGAACTGCCTGAAAAACTATATTATTCAATTGGTGAAGTTGCCAAAGCCTTTAATGTAAACACCTCTCTTATTCGCTATTGGGAGCAGGAATTTAGTATTATAAAACCGAAAAAAAATAAGAAAGGAAACCGTTATTTTACCCCCGAGGATATTAAAAATTTAAAAATCATTTACCATCTTGTAAAAGAAAAAGGTTATACATTAGAAGGTGCCAAAACAGCACTAAGTACTTCTCCTAAAGTCGAAAAAACTGTTGAAATTATAGACAGATTAGAATTTGTAAAAGCAGAATTACTAAAGTTAAAGGAGTCTTTAACCGAAAATGAATAA
- a CDS encoding ATP-binding cassette domain-containing protein, protein MNSIILKNVSVKRGSDNLLNNIDFTLNSGEHLAIIGPSGSGKSLLAMALKGQILHTGTIEYRKNNELTKPKIAYITSTYALKNKSNISDFYYQQRFNTCDAEDSATLTDELLKKGDTESVNKWLDRFQLTHRAQAPLIQLSNGELKKMQLISHLLSNPEILILDKVFTGLDILSRKELHTVINQLADENVRIILITDHHNIPECITHFAEMSNGGITAYNSINQLNIAETQQTDFNKPLPVIKNPSVDEVLIRMENVTIQYNNNIILNNINWQVNPGECWQIKGHNGAGKSTLLSLINGDNPQAYAQQIYLFGKKRGSGESIWDIKKKIGFVSPELYNFFDRNTTVEQAIGSGFFDTIGLFRKLNEQQTLKVKEWLSFFSLESKATKLLSFLSNGEQRLVLIARALIKDPVMLALDEPCQGLDDSQITTITHLLEQIHQSSNISMLFISHYDSEVPSCVKHVLELNKGVPTISERK, encoded by the coding sequence ATGAACAGCATTATACTAAAAAACGTGTCCGTTAAAAGGGGCAGCGACAACTTATTAAACAATATTGACTTTACTTTAAATTCCGGAGAACATCTAGCTATAATAGGGCCTAGCGGAAGTGGAAAATCTCTTTTGGCAATGGCTTTAAAAGGGCAAATCCTACATACCGGAACCATAGAATACAGAAAAAACAACGAACTTACAAAACCCAAAATCGCTTATATTACAAGTACATATGCATTAAAAAACAAATCCAATATTTCTGATTTTTATTATCAACAGCGGTTCAATACTTGTGATGCAGAGGATTCAGCAACTCTTACAGATGAACTCTTGAAAAAAGGCGATACAGAATCTGTAAACAAATGGCTGGATAGATTTCAGTTAACACACAGAGCTCAGGCTCCTCTTATACAACTCTCTAATGGAGAGCTAAAAAAAATGCAACTTATCAGCCATTTGCTGAGTAATCCCGAAATACTGATTCTGGACAAAGTTTTCACAGGACTCGATATCCTAAGCAGAAAAGAATTACATACAGTTATCAATCAGCTGGCAGATGAAAACGTGAGAATTATATTGATCACAGACCACCATAACATTCCGGAATGTATCACTCATTTCGCAGAAATGTCTAACGGTGGTATTACAGCATACAACAGCATAAATCAACTTAATATTGCTGAAACACAACAAACTGATTTCAACAAGCCTCTACCTGTTATTAAAAATCCATCTGTTGATGAAGTTTTGATTCGGATGGAAAATGTAACAATTCAGTACAACAACAATATTATCCTAAACAATATCAATTGGCAGGTAAATCCAGGTGAATGCTGGCAGATAAAAGGGCATAACGGTGCCGGAAAATCCACTTTACTCAGCCTTATTAATGGTGATAATCCACAAGCCTACGCTCAGCAGATTTATCTGTTTGGAAAAAAAAGAGGTAGCGGAGAAAGCATATGGGATATTAAAAAGAAAATTGGGTTTGTATCACCGGAACTATATAACTTTTTTGATCGTAATACGACTGTTGAACAAGCTATTGGCTCTGGTTTCTTTGATACTATCGGTCTGTTCAGAAAACTAAATGAACAACAGACATTAAAAGTAAAAGAATGGCTCAGCTTCTTTTCACTGGAAAGTAAAGCAACAAAATTACTGTCTTTTTTATCCAATGGAGAACAGCGATTGGTACTAATCGCGAGAGCGCTTATAAAAGATCCGGTTATGCTTGCTTTAGATGAACCTTGCCAGGGACTGGACGATTCTCAGATCACTACAATTACTCATCTTTTGGAACAAATCCATCAGAGCAGCAATATCAGCATGCTCTTCATAAGTCATTACGATAGCGAAGTACCTTCTTGTGTAAAACATGTACTGGAACTAAATAAAGGCGTTCCTACTATTAGCGAAAGAAAATAA
- a CDS encoding helix-hairpin-helix domain-containing protein, translating to MLSFHMRKKQFIGLAVLGFLVLILEISFHVYKKYKTQQPSLTVEFISSDKSNPVFTTFNPNDLNAQQWEKLGFTPKQAKTILNYKEKICNGSFTSKEQLSECFAISKDKFAELSPYILLPETTNNKYPEYRKKDKKLIIKGKFNPDHYNAQDWVRLGFSERQSESILKYKKYLGGSFQSKEKFKECFIISEEQYLQLAPFLLLPQQKNTDKPLIKGLKPKNAFDPNTLTALEWKDLGFSEKQVQGILNYKEKILKGSFKTPADLQKCYMISAEKFEELKPWIRINQPVTTSISSQITEPDINTISFRQLRDYGFDEKAAASFLGFRKKLGGFAQKEQILETYNIDKDLALKLIQEAKIDLSKVNKIDILTTDESTLKGHPYFRFYADKIIFYRTSLSDKNDILKKLNAKPKDLEKILWYLK from the coding sequence ATGCTCTCATTTCATATGAGAAAAAAACAGTTTATCGGATTAGCTGTTTTAGGATTTCTGGTGCTTATTTTAGAAATATCTTTTCATGTTTACAAAAAGTATAAAACTCAACAACCTTCCCTTACTGTAGAATTTATTTCTTCCGACAAATCAAATCCCGTTTTCACTACATTTAATCCTAATGATCTCAACGCCCAACAATGGGAAAAACTGGGATTTACGCCAAAGCAGGCAAAAACAATTCTTAACTATAAAGAAAAAATCTGCAACGGAAGTTTTACTTCCAAAGAACAACTATCTGAGTGTTTTGCAATAAGCAAGGATAAGTTTGCTGAGCTTAGCCCCTATATATTACTTCCGGAAACTACTAATAACAAATATCCTGAATACCGAAAGAAAGACAAAAAACTCATAATAAAGGGGAAATTCAATCCTGACCATTACAATGCACAAGACTGGGTCAGATTAGGATTTTCGGAACGCCAGTCAGAATCTATTCTGAAATATAAAAAGTATTTGGGAGGCAGCTTTCAGTCTAAGGAAAAGTTTAAAGAATGCTTTATCATTAGTGAAGAACAGTACTTACAACTTGCTCCTTTCCTCCTTCTTCCGCAACAAAAAAATACAGATAAGCCTTTGATAAAGGGATTAAAACCTAAAAACGCGTTCGATCCTAATACACTTACAGCACTGGAATGGAAAGATCTTGGCTTCTCAGAAAAGCAGGTACAGGGTATACTGAATTATAAAGAGAAAATTTTGAAAGGGAGTTTTAAAACTCCTGCAGACCTACAAAAATGCTATATGATTTCTGCTGAAAAATTTGAAGAATTAAAACCCTGGATACGCATTAATCAACCCGTAACAACATCTATTTCATCTCAAATCACAGAACCGGATATCAATACTATCTCTTTCCGGCAACTCCGTGATTATGGTTTTGACGAAAAAGCTGCCGCCAGCTTTCTGGGATTCAGAAAAAAATTGGGCGGCTTTGCTCAAAAAGAACAAATACTGGAAACCTATAACATCGATAAAGATTTAGCCTTAAAACTTATTCAGGAAGCTAAAATAGACCTCAGTAAGGTTAATAAAATTGATATTCTTACAACAGATGAATCTACACTAAAAGGACATCCCTATTTCCGATTTTATGCAGATAAAATAATATTTTACCGTACCTCGCTTTCAGATAAAAATGACATTCTGAAAAAACTGAATGCAAAACCAAAAGATCTCGAAAAAATACTGTGGTATCTGAAATAA
- a CDS encoding TlpA family protein disulfide reductase: MKKVFIATLAFMALSAYSVNAQTSEINQRIKNERGVLLIGQQNMEPFNKKPFKAWYDEEYTPYVVDQPSIKKLEKENISSYDITIFIGSWCPDSHREFPRFIKILQELKYPVDKVQIFALDRQKKSPHEDEKLYNVTHVPTFIIKKDGKEIGRITEAPETGFLEKDLLNIINKAKSSS; encoded by the coding sequence ATGAAAAAAGTATTCATAGCGACTTTAGCCTTTATGGCTTTATCTGCATATTCTGTAAACGCTCAGACAAGCGAAATCAATCAGCGTATTAAAAACGAAAGAGGTGTATTGCTCATCGGCCAGCAGAATATGGAACCATTCAACAAAAAGCCATTTAAAGCATGGTATGATGAAGAATACACGCCTTATGTTGTCGACCAGCCTTCTATAAAGAAACTGGAAAAAGAAAACATATCTTCTTACGACATCACTATATTTATTGGATCATGGTGTCCGGATAGCCACCGTGAGTTTCCAAGATTTATCAAAATACTACAGGAACTGAAATATCCTGTAGACAAAGTGCAGATTTTTGCTTTAGACCGTCAAAAGAAAAGTCCTCATGAAGATGAGAAACTTTATAATGTTACCCATGTTCCAACTTTTATTATAAAAAAAGATGGTAAAGAAATTGGGCGAATTACTGAAGCTCCGGAAACCGGATTTTTGGAAAAAGATCTATTGAATATCATAAACAAAGCAAAGTCTTCTTCTTAA
- a CDS encoding DUF4230 domain-containing protein, producing the protein MRRTPTYIGILIGILSTLLVVSVWRGCKEKKAEAINQDYYLITNQISKMNKMVVLEQNFSSFQTHKSAAFKFGGYDILPKEMVLYTTAKAQVTYDLKQMKIDVDTINKKLVITELPRAEIKIYPDVKIHFMDDYAMNRFDQKSINGIMESAKQNMVKSVDQKKLEQEGHQQLVHNLNDIFVLAKALNYKIEDKTGELKGIIL; encoded by the coding sequence TTGAGAAGAACTCCAACTTATATAGGTATTTTAATAGGTATACTCTCTACCCTTCTTGTTGTTTCCGTATGGCGCGGATGCAAAGAGAAAAAAGCTGAAGCTATTAACCAGGATTACTATCTGATTACTAATCAGATCAGCAAAATGAATAAAATGGTGGTTCTGGAGCAGAATTTCTCAAGCTTTCAGACACATAAAAGTGCTGCTTTTAAATTTGGAGGCTACGATATTTTGCCTAAGGAAATGGTATTGTATACAACCGCCAAAGCGCAGGTAACCTATGATCTGAAGCAAATGAAAATAGACGTAGATACCATTAATAAAAAATTGGTAATTACAGAACTTCCAAGGGCAGAAATCAAAATTTATCCGGATGTAAAAATTCATTTTATGGATGATTATGCCATGAACAGGTTCGACCAGAAAAGCATTAATGGCATTATGGAATCGGCTAAACAAAACATGGTAAAAAGTGTTGACCAGAAGAAACTGGAACAGGAAGGACATCAACAGTTAGTTCACAATCTGAATGATATTTTTGTTCTGGCTAAAGCCTTGAACTACAAAATAGAGGATAAAACCGGAGAATTAAAGGGAATTATTCTTTAA
- a CDS encoding DUF4062 domain-containing protein — MNNLNIFVSSTCYDLSQLRANLSDFINTCGHNPVLSEYNNFPISTELNTIENCLKNVKENADIFVLVVGSRYGSTIETGKSITNIEFLTAKQKGIPIFCFIDKSILSILNVWKNNRDADFSNIVDNTKIFEFIYEIRTKENLWVFPFEQSRDIIDTLKIQLSNLFKDSLKVKNILDKNIDDFFKLNLTERCLKILIERNNYFEIEFLYQTFMDELKKKEFLKNDIEYSILIEPKHFISDLNELANWGVNRLNSLNSIINNLANLFPILSKFIGDHGQPSDIKGLYYSSIKYSYIFEQLLNWIIDIKSTHITEEYSELKVHLADIPSNIIDKLWDYPHYIKSQLDNIKEQNSLGNPVNYIDLYITLEVNTKAQEKFHQTLNEIKNWIQNQINTIKN, encoded by the coding sequence ATGAATAATCTCAATATTTTTGTTAGCTCCACTTGCTATGATTTATCACAATTAAGAGCTAATTTAAGTGATTTCATTAATACATGCGGTCATAATCCTGTATTATCAGAATATAACAATTTTCCAATTTCGACCGAGCTAAACACCATTGAAAATTGTTTAAAAAATGTAAAAGAGAATGCTGATATTTTTGTATTAGTTGTTGGGAGTAGATATGGTAGCACTATAGAAACAGGAAAATCAATTACTAATATTGAGTTTCTAACCGCTAAACAAAAAGGTATTCCAATTTTCTGTTTTATTGATAAAAGCATTTTAAGTATTTTAAACGTATGGAAAAATAATAGAGATGCAGATTTTTCAAATATAGTAGATAATACAAAAATATTTGAATTTATATATGAGATTAGGACAAAAGAAAACTTATGGGTCTTCCCATTTGAGCAATCAAGAGATATAATTGACACATTAAAAATTCAATTATCAAATTTATTTAAAGATAGTTTAAAGGTTAAAAACATTTTAGACAAGAATATAGATGACTTTTTCAAACTTAATCTAACTGAAAGATGTCTTAAAATATTAATTGAAAGGAATAATTATTTTGAAATCGAATTCCTTTATCAAACATTTATGGACGAACTCAAAAAGAAAGAGTTTTTAAAAAATGATATTGAATATTCTATCCTTATAGAACCAAAACATTTTATAAGTGATTTAAATGAATTAGCGAATTGGGGTGTTAATCGTTTAAACTCTTTAAATAGTATAATAAATAATTTAGCAAATTTATTCCCAATCTTATCCAAATTTATTGGTGATCATGGACAACCTTCAGACATAAAGGGACTTTATTACTCATCAATAAAATACTCTTACATTTTTGAACAATTACTAAACTGGATAATTGATATTAAAAGTACCCATATTACAGAAGAATACTCTGAATTAAAAGTTCATTTAGCTGATATACCTTCTAATATCATTGACAAACTCTGGGATTATCCTCATTACATTAAAAGTCAATTAGACAATATCAAAGAGCAAAATTCATTAGGAAACCCGGTTAATTATATTGATCTTTACATTACCTTGGAAGTAAATACAAAAGCCCAAGAAAAATTTCATCAAACACTAAATGAAATTAAAAATTGGATTCAAAATCAAATTAATACAATAAAAAATTAA
- a CDS encoding outer membrane beta-barrel protein gives MEKFFLKILIFCLFYLGEGVYAQNRFKIGLDPGYTYSIMKTNLSNQVDSKYSGRYGFGVNLAGEYMVWKTLFVTTGVSFVQKNYKYERTGSRSGWYTEYNNNFLVFPLLIGGYILNNPHQSQGVWIKVAGGMYTEYWLNMKREGQYPVFSELQTDGSFPYAKVSEAYDFKKNENGLNRLGYGLQGQAQLGYSFKKFDVYGAYNYQHGLSDTNKINADKKQKSTIRSYMISVGASYKFD, from the coding sequence ATGGAAAAATTTTTTTTAAAAATTTTAATCTTCTGCCTTTTTTATTTAGGGGAAGGTGTGTATGCACAGAATAGGTTTAAAATTGGGTTAGATCCCGGTTATACTTACAGTATCATGAAAACTAATCTCTCCAATCAGGTAGACTCTAAATATAGTGGACGCTATGGTTTTGGGGTGAATCTTGCCGGGGAGTATATGGTTTGGAAAACTCTGTTTGTGACCACAGGAGTGTCTTTTGTTCAGAAAAATTATAAGTATGAAAGAACAGGGAGCCGCTCCGGATGGTATACTGAGTATAATAACAATTTTCTTGTTTTTCCTTTGCTGATAGGAGGTTATATTCTGAATAATCCGCATCAAAGCCAAGGTGTGTGGATCAAAGTGGCTGGTGGCATGTATACGGAATATTGGCTGAATATGAAGAGAGAAGGGCAGTATCCTGTTTTCAGTGAGCTACAGACAGATGGTAGTTTTCCTTATGCAAAAGTATCAGAGGCTTATGATTTCAAAAAGAATGAAAACGGACTTAACCGTTTGGGTTATGGTTTGCAGGGGCAAGCTCAGTTAGGCTATTCCTTTAAAAAGTTTGATGTGTATGGTGCTTATAATTATCAGCATGGTTTATCGGATACTAACAAAATAAATGCAGATAAGAAACAGAAGTCTACAATTCGATCGTATATGATTTCGGTAGGAGCTTCCTACAAATTTGATTAA